The DNA region AACTGATTCGCGGTAAACTCGCTGCGGATAAAGCGTTGATCGGTTTTTGTGGTGCGCCTTGGACACTTGCAACCTATATGATCGAAGGACAAGGCACGAAAACGTACGCACTTGTTAAAAAGTTGATTTACTCTAACCCGCAGTTTATGCACGCCCTTTTGAAAAAAGTGACGGAAGTGCTTAAAGGGTATATGGAACGTCAGATTCAAAGTGGTGCGAATGTCGTGATGATCTTTGATTCATGGGCAGCTGCTTTGGAAGAGAGCGCGTATTTTGAATTTAGCTGGTCGTATATGAAAGAGATTAGTGCGTATCTGAAATTAAAATACCCACATGTTCCCGTCATTTTATTCCCTAAAGGCATTAGTGGCTATCTTGATAAAATCGATGGTGAATTTGATGTTTTTGGTGTGGATTGGTCAACGCCGATTGAGCTTGCGAAAGCAAAACTAGGAGGCAAATATGTCCTTCAAGGCAATATGGAACCGACACGTCTTTACAATAAAGAGGCGATTGATGAAGGGATTGAGCATATTGTGAATGTGATGAAAAATGAGAGACATATCTTTAATTTAGGACACGGCATTTTGCCAGACATTCCTGTTGAGCACGCTCAATACTTCATTAAACAGGTACAAACTCGTACAAAGATCTAACCGTTTGCCCTTTATATAAGGGCAAACTTCTTTACATGTAAAGGATTTCCCATCAGCCAGATTATATTTGGACCCATTACGTCAAGGCGTTTTGGACAGTCACTTGGCATCGATCTTAGCCCCTCCATCAAACAATGTAATTTTGATTGCCTCTATTGTGAGCTTAAGGGAGCTAAAACAGTCGATAAGGCGAAAGATGCACCTTCCTTCCTCGAAGTGTTAGATGCACTTAAAACGGCACTCTCTAAGCATCAGAATCTTGATGTCATCACCCTCACTGCCAATGGTGAGCCCACCCTTTACCCTGAACTTGACGCACTGGTGAGTGCAATTCTTAAAATAGAAAATCGCCCAAAACTGCTGATTCTCTCCAATGGTTCTACGATTTATGATGAGGCGATTCAAACAACACTTTCTAAAATTGATATTGTCAAGCTCTCTTTGGATTGTGTCAGCCCGAAATGCTTTAAGAAGCTTGATCGTGCGCACAAAGGAATTGAAATTGAGCAGATTATTGAAGGCATGCAACAGTTTCGAGCACGCTATCAAGGTACTTTAGTCATTGAAATTTTGGTGGTAGAAGGGCTGAATGACACCGAAGAGGAATTTCGTGCTTTAAATGCGGTATTGCATGACATCAATCCGGATCGCATTGATGTAAGTACCATTGACCGACCGCCTGCTTATGAGGTCAAAGGTGTAAGCATCGAGCGTTTAGTCGAGCTTTCAAATCTTTTGGAAGATTTACATGTAAACATTGCGTATAAGAAAAATTATATCTCACAAAAACGTTATTTTAGTGAAGAAGAGATTTACGAACTTCTTAAACGTAGGCCTCAAAGCTTTGAAGATATAGCGCTCTGTTTTGATGAACAAAGCCTTCAAAATCTCAACTATTTAGTTGAAAAAAATGCTTTACATGTAAAAAATATTGCAGGGGTGAATTTTTATAAAGTAACATAGTGGGCAAAATGCCCACTATGCTATTAAGCAAGCGCTAATTGCTGTTTTTTGTATTTGACTCTTTGTCCAAAGTAGATTAAACCATAGAGTGTAAAACCGATTACATACGCAAAATAATAGCTCGGAAGTCCCAATTTTGCTGCCATAAGTTTTGGGAGCATTAAAAATGGAATGACGACAATCAATAAAATTCTCTCAATATTGTTAATCTTGGTTAAGATAAAACTTTGTGTTGCCGATGTAAAGGCAAACATACCAAAGATGGCTCCACCAAAAATAAGCGCTATTTCAAACGGATTGGTAATCCAAATCCATTTCGAAGGATCATTGGGATCATTCGCATCAACACCACCAATTAACAGTAGCTCATTATTAAAGAAGAACATAAACGGCAAGATACCAGTTCTAATGTCATAAATAAAGGCTTGAATTCCTGTAATAATAGGATCACTCTTCGCAACAGCTGCTGCGGCATACGCTGCCATACCAACCGGAGGTGTGTCATCCGCTAAAATACCAAAATAGAAAACGAACATATGTGCGGCAAGGGCAGGAATAAGATATCCATTGCTTCCTGCAAGATCCATGATAATCGGTGCGGTTAAAGCGGCCATAACAATATAGTTCGCGGTGGTTGGAAGTCCCATACCCAAAACCAAAGAGACAAACGCTGTTAAGAAAAGAACACCTAAAATATAGCCATTGGCTAAGTTATCAATTACTTCGGCAAGTACGAGTCCAATACCTGTTAGGGTAACGGAGCCTACAATGATACCCGCAACAGCAGTTGCAATCGCAACCGAAACCATATTTTTGCCACCATTGACCATACCATGTCCAATATCTGCCAGCCCTTCTACAAAGAGCGATAAGGTTACTTTCTCTTGATGGATCAAGGCTTTGAGTGGCTTTTGCACAAGCATGATGATCATCAAAAACATAATGGCGCTAAAAGCGGCACTTTGTGCAGATTGTCTCAGTACCACAAGGGTATAGATTAAGAAGAAAATAGGAATAAGGTAGTGAATTCCGTGAATAAAGATAGGCCAGACACGACCAAGTATATTGGGGTCTTCACCTTTAAGACCATTTTTCTTCGCTTCTAAGTGAACAATGTAAAAAAGAGCAATGTAACACGTAAAGGCAGGAATAAAAGCTGCAAAAACGATGTCAGTATAATCCAGACCCAAAAATTCTGCCATAATAAATGCGGCAGCACCCATAATTGGAGGCATCAGCTGACCATTGACTGAAGCAGCTGTCTCAACAGCGGCAGCTTTGTGAGAACTAAAGCCAAGGCGTTTCATCAATGGAATGGTAAAAGTACCCACGGTGACCGTATTTGCGATGGATGAACCTGAGATCATACCAAACATACCTGAAGCGGCAACGGCAGCTTTGGCAGGACCTCCATCGTAACGTCCCAAAATAGTGTAGGCAAGTTTGATGAAGTATTCACCCGCACCTGCTCGATCCAAAAGTGCGCCAAAAAGAACAAATAAAAAGACAAAACTTGCACTTACCCCCAGTGGTACACCAAAAATACCTTCGGTTGTGAGAACCATTTGTCCGACAATTTTATTAAGACTCGCCCCTTTATGGGCAATCATATCCGGTAAATAAGGGCCAAAGTAGTCATAGGCTAAAAAGACCATTGCCACAACCATCAATGGGAGTCCCATGACTCTTCGTGAGGCTTCAAGAACAACCAAAATGGTTGTAACACCAACGATAATATCGGTTTGTGTCCATGCACCTGAGCGCATAGCAAGGTCTTTATAGGCATACCATTGGTATAAAACAGCAGTAATACCTACAATCATAATACCAAAGTCATACCATGTAATGGTTAACTGAAGTTTAGGGCTTTTAGACATAGCATGCATTGAAAAT from Sulfurospirillum diekertiae includes:
- the hemE gene encoding uroporphyrinogen decarboxylase, yielding MIFVDACFGKKTPYTPVWMMRQAGRYLPEYMEVRAKAGDFLSLCKDPEKACAVTLQPVDILGVDAAILFSDILVVPLEMGMELQFLKGEGPVFSHPIKNQADLDKLSVEKAIDGLEYVYETIKLIRGKLAADKALIGFCGAPWTLATYMIEGQGTKTYALVKKLIYSNPQFMHALLKKVTEVLKGYMERQIQSGANVVMIFDSWAAALEESAYFEFSWSYMKEISAYLKLKYPHVPVILFPKGISGYLDKIDGEFDVFGVDWSTPIELAKAKLGGKYVLQGNMEPTRLYNKEAIDEGIEHIVNVMKNERHIFNLGHGILPDIPVEHAQYFIKQVQTRTKI
- a CDS encoding radical SAM protein, whose product is MSQIIFGPITSRRFGQSLGIDLSPSIKQCNFDCLYCELKGAKTVDKAKDAPSFLEVLDALKTALSKHQNLDVITLTANGEPTLYPELDALVSAILKIENRPKLLILSNGSTIYDEAIQTTLSKIDIVKLSLDCVSPKCFKKLDRAHKGIEIEQIIEGMQQFRARYQGTLVIEILVVEGLNDTEEEFRALNAVLHDINPDRIDVSTIDRPPAYEVKGVSIERLVELSNLLEDLHVNIAYKKNYISQKRYFSEEEIYELLKRRPQSFEDIALCFDEQSLQNLNYLVEKNALHVKNIAGVNFYKVT
- a CDS encoding TRAP transporter permease; protein product: MKTLEERLDDEKLISEFEGHRDFEKGSWHYWLIAAIAFSWSLFQLYMVIEPGNSAHARAIHLAFGLALAFSMHAMSKSPKLQLTITWYDFGIMIVGITAVLYQWYAYKDLAMRSGAWTQTDIIVGVTTILVVLEASRRVMGLPLMVVAMVFLAYDYFGPYLPDMIAHKGASLNKIVGQMVLTTEGIFGVPLGVSASFVFLFVLFGALLDRAGAGEYFIKLAYTILGRYDGGPAKAAVAASGMFGMISGSSIANTVTVGTFTIPLMKRLGFSSHKAAAVETAASVNGQLMPPIMGAAAFIMAEFLGLDYTDIVFAAFIPAFTCYIALFYIVHLEAKKNGLKGEDPNILGRVWPIFIHGIHYLIPIFFLIYTLVVLRQSAQSAAFSAIMFLMIIMLVQKPLKALIHQEKVTLSLFVEGLADIGHGMVNGGKNMVSVAIATAVAGIIVGSVTLTGIGLVLAEVIDNLANGYILGVLFLTAFVSLVLGMGLPTTANYIVMAALTAPIIMDLAGSNGYLIPALAAHMFVFYFGILADDTPPVGMAAYAAAAVAKSDPIITGIQAFIYDIRTGILPFMFFFNNELLLIGGVDANDPNDPSKWIWITNPFEIALIFGGAIFGMFAFTSATQSFILTKINNIERILLIVVIPFLMLPKLMAAKLGLPSYYFAYVIGFTLYGLIYFGQRVKYKKQQLALA